From a single Brassica rapa cultivar Chiifu-401-42 chromosome A01, CAAS_Brap_v3.01, whole genome shotgun sequence genomic region:
- the LOC103828875 gene encoding protein SABRE isoform X3 — protein MAGSPAKFLFGFLILSMVLWMIFVLCSRFFAWILSRVLGASVVFRFGGWKCLRDVVVKFNKGAIESVSAGEIKLSLRQSLVKLGVGFLSRDPKVQVLICDLEVVMRSSTSAKNVPKAKSQKPRNSGWGKWMLVANIARFLSVSVADMVVKTRKAVMEVKELKLDISKDGGTKPNLYVELHVLPILVHLCESRMTSDQSSSSSFERSTASQTTSATTDRSSAALFCDELSLSTEFGHDRAVGIFLRNVEVISGDVTLTFDEDSFPKSKQSSSTLHSDEVVTSTSADSSAKKSPKEHQLVAALAKYSSSFPEMISFKLPKLDVRCVNREHDLAAENNITGIQLRSVKSKSFEDTGESTRLDVQMELSEIHLFREAESSVVEIMKVDVVSFIYIPIQPVLPIRAEVDIKLGGTRCNLFISRLQPWLRLHFLKKKKLVLQGPTHTLGKSKAADTKAIMWTGTVSAPEMTVMLYGIDGSPMYHFCSQSSHVFANNISSTGTAVHVELGELNLHLADEYQECFKENLFGIEPNSGSLMHIAKLSLDWGRSDRASSDEVGCRSKLVLSVDVTGMGIYFSFKRVESLITNAMSFKALFKTLSVSGKKMNQTGGVQPSKGSGKGTRLVNLNLERCCVNFCDDTGLDNTLIDDPKTVNYGSQGGRVTFSSLADGRLRTASIQSTASKECKRLKYSVSLEISHFRLCLNKDKHSTQMELGRAMSIYQEYLEEHKPCSKVKLFDMHNAKLVRRSGGLNEIDVCSLFSATDISLGWEPDVHLSFYELFLRLKSLVFAQRLKEHERECISSVKDGGTGEEINLSNSVDKQKKKESMFAIDVETLTISAEVGDGVEVKLEAQSIFSENACIGVLLEGLMLAFNGSRVFKTTRMQISRVPSASSSLSDAVPVITGGPWDWVVQGLDVHICMPHKLQLRAIDDSIEDMLRALRLITVAKGKNIFPGKRETSKPKSKKSSPKFGRIRFCIRRLTADIEEEPIQGWLDEHYHLVKKEACELAVRLKFLEDFIHKTTQSSKGAETSDPSDERKMLFDGVEIDVKDPLAINKVKDEIHKRSFQSYYQACQGLAPSEGSGACREGFQAGFKPSAARTSLLSVCATDFDLSLTAVHGGDVGLMEVLKKLDPICQENDVPFSRLYGSNVDLKTGSLVVQLRNYTLPLLSGTSGKCEGRIVLAQQATCFQPQISQDVYVGRWRKVRMFRSATGTTPPMKTYSDLRIHFQQGQVSFGVGYEPAFADISYAFTVALRRANLSYRSPSVPLPVKKERSLPWWDDMRNYVHGNITLSFSESKWDILATTNPYESLDKLQIVTAPIELRQSDGRVFVNAKDFKIKLSSLESLISRHSLKVPVGTSRAAFIEAPLFNLEVTMDWECESGDSLNHYLYAFPTEGKPREKVFDPFRSTSLSLRWNFSLRPEKLHQSSSGTEQSTDTGTVYSSQDKPETPTMNLGAHDLAWILKFWGLMYYPPHKLRSFSRWPRFGVARVARSGNLSLDKVMTEFMLRVDATPSLINYMPWDSDDPARGLTFNMAKLKYELCYSRGKQNYTFECKRDVLDLVYQGLDLHVPKAFINKDVHPCIALRKSTQSALIDRIPCGKNRKRDEKHRDEGFLLSCDYFTIRRQAPKADPERLLAWQEAGRRNLEMTYVRSEFENGSESDEHIRSDPSDDDGYNVVIADNCQRVFVYGLKLLWTIANRDAVWSFVGAISKAFEPAKPSPSRQYTQRKITEESQKESCQETHQGETMKSSASPGRNIPSQPMEMAGPLSSPSHSVKIEKSYDRADLGKVENSESEEEGTRHFMVNVIEPQFNLHSEEANGRFLLAAVSGRVLARSFNSIMRVGVEVIEQALGTGSVQIPECNPEMTWTRMEISVMLKHVQAHVAPTDVDPGAGLQWLPKIRKNSPKVKRTGALLERVFMPCDMYLRYTRHKGGNPDLKVKPLKELTFNSHNITATMTSRQFQVMLDVLTNLLFARLPKPRKSSLQCPTEDEDVEEEADEVVPYGVEEVELAKINLEEKERARKLLLDDIRKLSHCSDSMADTHMEREGELWMISTRKSTLVKGLKKELLHAQKSRKVASASLRMALQKAAQLRLMEKEKNKSPSYAMCISLQFNKVVWSMIVDGKSFAEAEINDMIYDFYRDYKDIGVARFTTKSFVVRNCLPLAKSDMLLSAWNPPSEWGKNFMLHVDAKQGAPKDGHYPLELFHVAIYPLRIHLTETMYRMMWEYFFPEEEQDSQRRQEVWKISTTAGSKRVKKGLVSHESSTTSHSNVEASRGSSVGLSQSNADSVQKSNTLSLRSSTGGFGQELRRTSSFDRTWEENVAQSVANELVLQAHSCTVSSSVEQQEDSSKQKIKETKPVKPGRSSHEEKKAGKSRPRKMMEFHNIKISQVELQVTYEGSRFVVNDLKLLMDTFDHVEFTGTWRRLFSRVKKHIIWGVLKSVTGMQGKKFKDKSQINRGITENDLNLSDNDHTGKPVTLFKRQSDGAGEGFVTSVKGLFNTQRRKAKAFVLRTMRGEAENDFHGEWSDSDVEFSPFARQLTITKTKKLIRRHTKKLRPRSQRGSTSQQRESLPSSSREVTAFESDCSSGSSPYEDFED, from the exons atGGCGGGTTCACCTGCTAAGTTCTTGTTCGGGTTCCTGATTCTTTCCATGGTCTTGTGGATGATCTTCGT ACTTTGTTCAAGATTCTTTGCCTGGATTCTTAGCCGAGTGCTTGGAGCATCTGTTGTCTTCCGTTTTGGCGGTTGGAAATGCCTCAGGGATGTCGTCGTCAAGTTCAATAAG GGTGCTATTGAGTCGGTGTCTGCTGGTGAAATTAAACTAAGCTTACGACAGTCCTTGGTCAAACTCGGCGTTGGTTTTCTTTCTAGAGATCCTAAAGTGCAAGTCTTGATATGTGATCTTGAAGTTGTAATGAGGTCATCGACTTCAGCAAAAAATGTACCCAAAGCCAAAAGTCAGAAACCTCGTAATTCTGGCTGGGGAAAGTGGATGCTGGTGGCTAATATTGCCAggtttctttcagtttccgtcgCTGATATGGTTGTCAAG ACCCGAAAGGCAGTAATGGAAGTCAAGGAACTGAAGTTGGATATATCGAAAGATGGTGGGACAAAGCCAAATCTATATGTAGAGCTGCATGTATTACCGATTCTGGTTCACTTATGTGAGTCACGCATGACGTCTGATCAGTCGTCTAGCTCAAGCTTTGAAAGGTCTACTGCTTCCCAAACGACCTCTGCCACAACAGACAGATCCTCTGCTGCTTTGTTTTGTGATGAGCTCTCTCTTTCTACTGAGTTTGGACATGACAG GGCTGTAGGTATTTTTTTACGAAATGTGGAAGTTATATCTGGAGATGTAACACTGACTTTTGATGAGGATTCATTTCCAAAGAGCAAACAGTCATCATCTACTCTTCATTCAGATGAAGTTGTAACGTCAACTAGTGCTGATTCATCTGCCAAGAAATCTCCTAAAGAGCATCAACTGGTGGCAGCTCTCGCAAAATATTCTTCATCTTTTCCTGAAATG ATCTCATTCAAACTACCCAAACTGGATGTGAGATGTGTCAATCGAGAACATGATCTGGCTGCTGAGAATAACATCACAGGAATTCAACTTAGGAGTGTTAAATCAAAATCTTTTGAAGACACAGGAGAGAGTACACGTCTCGATGTTCAGATGGAACTCAGTGAAATTCAT CTTTTTAGAGAAGCTGAGTCCTCTGTTGTGGAGATTATGAAAGTTGATGTGGTCTCTTTTATCTACATCCCAATTCAG ccGGTTCTGCCTATTAGAGCTGAAGTTGATATAAAGCTGGGAGGTACACGATGCAACCTATTCATCTCTAGGCTACAGCCATGGTTGCGTCTTCATttcttgaaaaagaaaaaactggTGCTACAAGGTCCCACTCACACACTCGGTAAATCAAAAGCTGCTGATACGAAAGCCATTATGTGGACAGGCACAGTTTCAGCCCCTGAGATGACTGTTATGCTATATGGTATTGATGGTTCGCCTATGTATCAT TTTTGTTCGCAGTCGTCGCATGTGTTTGCAAATAACATTTCGAGTACGGGCACAGCAGTTCATGTTGAACTTGGTGAATTGAATCTGCATCTGGCAGATGAGTACCAGGAATGCTTTAAAGAAAACCTTTTCGGAATAGAGCCGAACTCTGGTTCGTTAATGCATATAGCAAAGCTTAGCTTGGATTGGGGAAGAAGTGACAGGGCATCATCTGACGAAGTTGGTTGCAGAAGTAAATTGGTACTCTCAGTAGACGTGACTGGAATGGGTATTTACTTTTCTTTCAAGCGTGTTGAATCCCTCATAACAAATGCTATGTCCTTCAAAGCTCTCTTCAAGACATTATCTGTTTCCGGAAAAAAGATGAATCAAACGGGAGGAGTGCAACCATCCAAAGGATCTGGGAAAGGAACTAGGCTTGTGAACCTGAATCTTGAACGTTGCTGTGTGAATTTCTGTGACGATACAGGATTGGACAACACACTTATTGACGATCCTAAAACCGTCAATTATGGATCACAAGGTGGCCGAGTTACGTTTAGTTCATTGGCTGATGGCAGACTACGCACAGCGAGCATTCAGTCTACTGCTTCTAAAGAGTGTAAAAGACTGAAGTACTCGGTCTCTCTGGAAATATCACATTTTAGACTTTGTCTCAACAAGGATAAACACTCAACGCAAATGGAACTTGGAAGAGCAATGTCTATCTACCAGGAATATTTGGAGGAGCATAAACCTTGTTCAAAGGTCAAGTTGTTTGATATGCACAACGCGAAGCTTGTACGTCGATCTGGTGGTCTCAATGAAATAGATGTCTGTTCTCTTTTCAGTGCTACTGATATTTCACTGGGTTGGGAACCTGACGTCCATCTGTCTTTCTATGAACTGTTTTTGCGGTTGAAATCCCTGGTTTTTGCACAAAGGCTTAAAGAACATGAAAGGGAATGCATCTCTAGTGTGAAAGATGGTGGCACGGGTGAAGAAATAAATCTGTCCAATTCTGTTGACAAGCAGAAGAAAAAGGAATCTATGTTTGCTATCGATGTGGAAACGTTGACAATATCAGCTGAGGTAGGAGATGGGGTAGAGGTTAAATTGGAGGCACAATCAATATTTTCTGAGAATGCCTGTATAGGAGTGCTTCTTGAGGGGCTTATGCTTGCTTTTAATGGATCTCGAGTGTTTAAAACTACAAGAATGCAAATATCAAGAGTTCCTTCTGCCTCGTCGAGTTTATCTGATGCAGTCCCTGTAATAACAGGTGGTCCTTGGGACTGGGTAGTACAAGGGCTTGATGTGCATATTTGCATGCCACACAAACTGCAGTTGCGTGCCATAGATGATTCGATTGAAGACATGTTGCGAGCCTTGAGACTTATAACTGTAGCGAAAGGTAAAAACATTTTTCCAGGAAAGAGAGAAACCTCGAAGCCTAAGAGTAAGAAATCTAGTCCAAAATTTGGCCGCATAAGATTTTGCATACGCAGGCTTACCGCAGATATTGAGGAAGAACCAATTCAGGGTTGGCTTGATGAACACTATCATCTGGTTAAGAAGGAAGCTTGCGAGTTGGCTGTCAGATTGAAATTTCTTGAagattttattcacaaaactaCTCAGTCTTCTAAAGGTGCTGAAACAAGTGATCCTTCAGATGAAAGAAAGATGCTTTTTGATGGGGTTGAAATTGATGTCAAGGATCCTTTAGCTATTAACAAAGTCAAGGATGAGATTCATAAACGGTCTTTTCAATCGTATTATCAAGCATGTCAGGGTTTAGCTCCCTCAGAGGGTTCCGGTGCCTGTAGGGAAGGGTTTCAGGCAGGTTTTAAGCCAAGTGCTGCTAGAACCTCTCTTCTCTCTGTTTGTGCCACAGATTTTGATTTAAGCTTGACGGCAGTTCATGGTGGTGATGTTGGTTTGATGGAAGTCTTAAAGAAGCTTGATCCTATTTGTCAAGAAAATGACGTACCCTTTTCTCGGTTATATGGAAGCAACGTTGACTTGAAAACTGGAAGCTTGGTAGTTCAGCTAAGAAATTACACACTCCCTCTTCTCTCTGGCACTTCTGGCAAATGTGAAGGTCGTATTGTACTTGCTCAGCAG GCAACGTGTTTTCAACCACAAATTTCGCAAGACGTATATGTAGGAAGATGGAGAAAAGTGCGAATGTTCCGGTCAGCAACTGGCACAACTCCGCCGATGAAGACCTACTCAGATCTGCGCATACACTTTCAACAAGGACAAGTTTCCTTTGGAGTTGGATATGAACCGGCGTTTGCAGACATTAGCTATGCTTTCACAGTGGCTCTTCGTAGGGCTAATCTGAGTTATAGGAGTCCAAGTGTTCCACTTCCCGTTAAAAAAGAACGAAGCTTACCTTGGTGGGATGATATGAGAAACTATGTTCATGGCAATATCACTTTATCTTTTTCTGAATCAAAGTGGGATATTCTTGCTACAACAAATCCGTATGAGAGTCTTGATAAACTTCAAATAGTGACTGCTCCTATTGAACTTCGGCAGTCAGATGGTCGTGTGTTTGTCAATGCTAAAGACTTTAAGATAAAACTGAGCAGTCTGGAGAGTTTGATTAGCCGACACTCTTTAAAAGTTCCAGTCGGCACCTCTAGAGCTGCATTTATTGAAGCCCCTTTGTTTAATCTCGAAGTTACAATGGACTGGGAATGCGAGTCTGGGGATTCTTTGAATCATTACCTATATGCATTTCCAACTGAAGGAAAGCCTCGTGAAAAGGTTTTTGATCCGTTCAGATCAACATCACTCTCGCTTCGGTGGAATTTCTCCCTTAGACCGGAGAAACTTCACCAGTCTTCCTCAGGTACAGAGCAGTCAACAGACACTGGAACTGTCTATAGCTCGCAAGACAAGCCTGAGACACCCACAATGAATCTTGGAGCTCATGATTTGGCATGGATACTTAAGTTCTGGGGTTTGATGTACTATCCTCCTCACAAGTTACGTTCTTTCTCCAGATGGCCTAGGTTTGGTGTCGCCAGAGTTGCAAGATCAGGAAACTTATCTCTAGATAAGGTTATGACGGAATTTATGCTCCGTGTAGATGCCACTCCTTCCCTGATCAATTACATGCCTTGGGACTCTGATGATCCTGCCAGAGGATTGACGTTTAACATGGCAAAGCTAAAATACGAATTATGCTATAGTCGTGGGAAGCAGAACTATACATTTGAATGCAAGCGAGATGTGCTTGACCTTGTATATCAAGGTCTTGATCTTCACGTGCCTAAGGCTTTTATTAACAAAGATGTGCATCCTTGCATTGCTTTGAGGAAAAGCACTCAAAGTGCTTTGATAGACAGAATACCCTGTGGAAAGAATCGCAAGAGGGATGAGAAGCATCGCGATGAAGGTTTTCTATTGTCGTGTGATTATTTTACAATCAGAAGGCAGGCCCCAAAAGCTGATCCGGAAAGGCTATTAGCTTGGCAAGAGGCTGGAAGAAGAAATCTTGAGATGACATATGTGCGGTCTGAATTTGAAAACGGAAGCGAGAGTGATGAACACATACGATCAGACCCTAGTGATGATGATGGATACAATGTTGTCATTGCTGACAATTGTCAACGGGTCTTTGTTTATGGCCTGAAACTCCTGTGGACCATTGCGAACAGAGATGCTGTTTGGTCTTTTGTTGGTGCAATATCGAAAGCATTTGAGCCTGCCAAACCTTCTCCGTCGCGTCAGTATACACAGAGGAAGATTACTGAAGAAAGCCAAAAAGAATCTTGTCAAGAAACGCATCAAGGGGAAACGATGAAGTCTTCTGCTAGTCCTGGAAGAAATATCCCTTCACAGCCTATGGAGATGGCAGGACCTCTTTCATCACCGTCACACTCGGTGAAAATTGAGAAATCATATGACAGAGCTG ATCTAGGTAAAGTTGAGAACAGTGAATCTGAGGAAGAAGGCACTCGTCATTTCATGGTGAATGTCATCGAGCCACAGTTTAATCTTCACTCTGAAGAAGCTAAT GGACGCTTTCTGCTTGCTGCTGTTAGTGGCCGTGTTCTAGCACGATCGTTTAATTCCATCATGCGTGTTGGTGTAGAAGTGATTGAACAGGCTCTAGGCACTGGAAGTGTCCAGATTCCAGAATGTAATCCTGAAATGACATGGACACGGATGGAAATTTCTGTAATGTTAAAGCATGTGCAGGCTCATGTTGCTCCGACTGATGTTGACCCGGGTGCTGGATTGCAGTGGCTCCCAAAAATTCGTAAAAACTCGCCAAAGGTGAAACGTACTGGGGCTTTACTTGAAAGAGTCTTCATGCCTTGTGACATGTACCTTAGGTATACAAGACACAAAGGTGGAAATCCTGATTTAAAG GTGAAACCACTAAAAGAACTCACTTTCAATTCACACAATATAACCGCTACGATGACTTCTCGGCAATTCCAGGTTATGCTGGATGTTCTGACTAATCTTCTCTTTGCAAGGCTTCCAAA GCCTCGGAAAAGTAGTCTCCAATGTCCCACTGAAGATGAAGATGTTGAAGAGGAGGCTGATGAAGTAGTTCCATATGGAGTTGAAGAAGTAGAGCTTGCAAAAATTAACCTTGAAGAAAAAGAGCGAGCACGAAAGTTGCTTCTTGATGATATTAGAAAATTGTCTCATTGTTCCGACAGTATGGCTGACACACATATGGAAAGGGAAGGTGAATTGTGGATGATTAGTACCAGAAAATCCACACTG gtGAAAGGATTAAAGAAAGAGCTCTTACATGCACAGAAGTCTAGAAAGGTGGCTTCTGCATCTCTAAGAATGGCGCTACAGAAGGCTGCACAGCTGCGACTGATGgagaaagaaaagaacaaaagtCCATCATATGCTATGTGTATTTCCTTGCAATTCAATAAGGTTGTTTGGAGCATGATTGTAGACGGTAAATCCTTTGCTGAAGCAGAGATAAATGACATG ATTTATGACTTTTATCGGGATTACAAAGACATTGGCGTTGCTCGATTCACCACCAAGTCCTTTGTTGTGAGGAACTGTTTGCCTCTTGCAAAGTCGGATATGCTTTTATCAGCGTGGAATCCTCCAAGCGAGTGGGGAAA GAATTTTATGCTACATGTTGATGCAAAGCAAGGAGCACCAAAAGATGGACACTATCCTCTTGAGCTTTTCCAT GTTGCGATTTACCCCCTGAGGATTCATTTAACAGAAACAATGTACAGAATGATGTGGGAGTATTTCTTCCCAGAGGAAGAGCAAGATTCCCAAAGGCGACAG GAAGTTTGGAAAATTTCGACAACAGCTGGTTCGAAACGTGTGAAGAAAGGGTTAGTAAGTCATGAATCTTCTACAACTAGTCACTCCAATGTTGAAGCATCTCGGGGGAGTTCTGTAGGGCTGTCACAAAGCAATGCTGACTCTGTTCAA AAATCAAATACTCTCAGCCTCAGGTCTAGCACGGGTGGTTTTGGTCAGGAGTTGAGAAGAACATCTTCTTTTGATAGGACCTGGGAAGAAAATGTAGCACAATCCGTAGCCAATGAACTCGTTCTACAAGCTCACTCTTGCACCGTGTCATCTTCCGTTGAACAACAGGAGGATTCCTCTAAACAGAAGATCAAAGAGACAAAACCTGTCAAGCCTGGCCGCTCTTCTCATGAAGAAAAGAAAGCTGGAAAATCTAGGCCTAGAAAGATGATGGAGTTTCACAACATCAAAATAAGCCAG GTGGAGCTTCAAGTGACCTATGAGGGCTCAAGATTTGTTGTAAATGACCTCAAGTTGCTGATGGATACATTTGACCATGTTGAGTTCACTGGGACTTGGAGAAGACTGTTTTCTCGTGTTAAAAAACACATCATCTGGGGAGTACTGAAGTCTGTTACAGGAATGCAG gggAAGAAATTCAAAGACAAATCACAGATTAACCGTGGGATTACTGAGAATGACCTTAATCTAAGTGACAATGATCACACGGGGAAACCAGTGACGTTGTTTAAGCGTCAAAGTGATGGAGCAGGGGAGGGATTTGTTACTTCTGTTAAAGGACTATTCAACACGCAAAGGCGCAAAGCCAAAGCATTTGTGTTGAGAACTATGAGAGGTGAAGCAGAGAATGATTTCCACGGGGAGTGGAGTGACAGTGATGTAGAATTCTCTCCTTTTGCTCGGCAATTAACTATAACGAAAACTAAGAAGCTCATCAGACGTCACACTAAGAAACTACGTCCAAGATCTCAAAGAG GTTCGACTTCTCAGCAAAGAGAATCACTTCCATCATCATCAAGAGAGGTTACTGCATTTGAAAGTGATTGTTCAAGTGGATCTTCACCGTACGAAGATTTTGAAGATTAA